The Anopheles coluzzii chromosome 2, AcolN3, whole genome shotgun sequence genome window below encodes:
- the LOC120948057 gene encoding uncharacterized protein LOC120948057 isoform X1, with product MFLLVAGFVVLKDRLIDAAYQHFMLLMMAVTFMSTTYHRAKWELADSYLHRFVAAYGDLYSPVLMNSNVHNLLHVYNDVCRFDGLKNISAFIFEAFLHDLKKLVHSGRHSLVQAVHRLLELQHVIVAKRQQNKPVDEPSVRTVGVDTITTVRQGFALRKNFRDQWFMTNSGEVVRYETATKTGKHVTVQGYAFFKQVPAFTEPCLSTEANIYSANMVDLNKGELQHYTSSTLMCKVAAVETEQEGVLMFVPLTHTYIC from the coding sequence ATGTTTCTGTTGGTTGCCGGTTTCGTTGTTCTGAAGGATAGACTTATCGATGCAGCGTACCAACACTtcatgttgttgatgatggctGTGACGTTCATGTCCACCACGTACCATCGCGCTAAATGGGAACTGGCTGATTCATATTTGCATAGGTTTGTGGCAGCCTATGGAGATCTGTACAGCCCGGTTCTCATGAATAGCAACGTGCATAACTTGCTGCACGTTTACAATGATGTTTGCAGGTTCGATGGGCTTAAAAACATATCAGCCTTCATTTTTGAGGCATTTTTGCATGACCTCAAAAAGTTGGTGCATTCCGGGAGGCACAGCCTGGTACAAGCGGTCCATCGTCTGCTGGAACTGCAACATGTCATTGTTGCCAAgcgtcagcaaaacaaaccggtGGACGAACCATCGGTGCGCACGGTTGGTGTCGACACCATAACGACCGTGCGGCAGGGCTTCGCGCTGCGAAAAAACTTTCGCGATCAATGGTTTATGACCAACTCGGGCGAGGTGGTCCGTTACGAAACGGCCACAAAAACAGGCAAGCACGTTACGGTGCAGGGCTACGCGTTTTTCAAACAGGTGCCTGCCTTTACGGAACCTTGCCTTTCAACGGAGGCGAATATTTACTCTGCCAACATGGTAGATTTGAACAAGGGTGAACTGCAACACTACACCAGCAGCACGCTGATGTGCAAGGTAGCTGCAGTGGAAACGGAACAGGAAGGGGTGTTAATGTTTGTACCGTTGACACACACTTACATTTGCTag
- the LOC120948057 gene encoding uncharacterized protein LOC120948057 isoform X2 → MSIWTVTRIHRPPVQSDGRNHSLSRIFSCFLFPSYGKFVKQRFELPVPGTASYPSPERAVEGLDVLVRQTANSCQPSSVLFPSIALSLSRVQPNFKTGTATDRKCKQTSTQIQPVLIPAVKSFPIESVKMASNQDKKSGLMSHAISRLYKQRLEEVERELLLAQQPEPPTADDRARDAVPVQFEDVPMPMEVIDDAAPLSESEEEGTTDASSGEDTDVEDIQVEVEMPDHPYGDLSCEDGLRM, encoded by the exons atgtctatttggacggtAACCCGCATACATCGGCcccctgtgcaaagcgacggaagaaatcattccctttcgcgcattttctcatgctttctttttccatcctacggcaaatttgtcaagcagcgtttcgagctacccgtccctggcaccgcttcatacccctcgcctgagcgcgctgtcgaaggtttggatgtgttggtgcgtcagacggccaatagctgtcagccgtcgtccgtgctttttccctccatagcgctatctctttcacgcgtgcagcccaatTTTAAGACCGGTACCGCTACCGatagaaaatgtaaacaaacgtcaacacaaattcaaccagtgcTCATCCCTGCCGTGAAAAGTTTCCCGATAGAAAGCGTGAAAATGGCCTCAAATCAGGACAAGAAAAGTGGCTTGATGTCCCATGCAATTTCCCGGCTCTACAAGCAGCGTCTGGAGGAAGTGGAAAGGGAACTCCTTCTTGCCCAGCAGCCAGAACCTCCGACTGCGG ATGACCGAGCGCGTGATGCTGTGCCAGTGCAGTTTGAAGATGTTCCGATGCCCATGGAAGTGATCG ACGATGCTGCTCCGCTTAGCGAAAGCGAGGAGGAAGGTACGACCGACGCAAGCAGCGGCGAGGATACAGACGTGGAGGATATCCAGGTCGAGGTGGAAATGCCAGACCATCCGTACGGAGATCTTTCGTGCGAGGATGGCTTGAGGATGTGA
- the LOC125908304 gene encoding probable serine/threonine-protein kinase clkA, producing NNNNNNNNNNNNNNNNNNNNNNNNNNNNNNNNNNNNNNNNNNNNNNNNNNNNNNNNNNNNNNNNNNNNNNNNNNNNNNNNNNNNNNNNNNNNNNNNNNNNNNNNNNNNNNNNNNNNNNNNNNNNNNNNNNNNNNNNNNNNNNNNNNNNNNNNNNNNNNNNNNNNNNNNNNNNNNNNNNNNNNNNNNNNNNNNNNNNNNNNNNNNNNNNNNNNNNNNNNNNNNNNNNNNNNNNNNNNNNNNNNNNNNNNNNNNNNNNNNNNNNNNNNNNNNNNNNNNNNNNNNNNNNNNNNNNNNNNNNNNNNNNNNNNNNYNNYNNNNNNNNNNNNNNNNNNNNNKKNLA from the exons aataataataataataataataataataataataataataataataataataataataataataataataataataataataataataataataataataataataataataataataataataataataataataataataataataataataataataataataataataataataataataataataataataataataataataataataataataataataataataataataataataataataataataataataataataataataataataataataataataataataataataataataataataataataataataataataataataataataataataataataataataataataataataataataataataataataataataataataataataataataataataataataataataataataataataataataataataataataataataataataataataataataataataataataataataataataataataataataataataataataataataataataataataataataataataataataataataataataataataataataataataataataataataataataataataataataataataataataataataataataataataataataataataataataataataataataataataataataataataataataataataataataataataataataataataataataataataat aataataataataataataataataataataataataataataataataataataataataataataataataataataataataataataataataataataataataataataataataataataataataataataataataataataataataataataataattataataattataataataataataataataataataataataataataataataataataataataataataataaaaagaacttagcgtag